One segment of Anastrepha obliqua isolate idAnaObli1 chromosome 3, idAnaObli1_1.0, whole genome shotgun sequence DNA contains the following:
- the LOC129241555 gene encoding larval cuticle protein 65Ag1-like, giving the protein MKFVIVFVALFAVAFAAPADSDAQVLRFDSDVQADGFKYAYETSNGIVENADAVLNNVGSENEAIAVRGSYSFVADDGQTYTVNYIADENGFQPQGAHLPVAPVA; this is encoded by the exons ATGAAATTCGTCATTGTCTTCGTTGCTCTCTTCGCCGTCGCCTTCGCCGCCCCAGCTGATTCCGATGCGCAAGTCCTGCGCTTCGACTCCGACGTGCAAGCCGATGGATTCAAATACGC TTATGAGACCAGCAACGGTATTGTGGAAAACGCTGATGCTGTCCTGAACAACGTTGGAAGCGAAAACGAGGCTATTGCTGTCCGTGGCTCTTACTCCTTCGTTGCTGATGATGGTCAAACCTACACCGTCAACTACATCGCCGATGAGAACGGTTTCCAACCACAAGGTGCTCATTTGCCCGTCGCCCCAGTTGCTTAA